The Tistrella mobilis genome includes a window with the following:
- a CDS encoding MFS transporter, which translates to MPLAPNLTPNLPPILAPLRADARWYATGYLAMFASSFGQTFFVALSGNDIRAAFSLSAGDFGLIYTAVTLGGALLLALTGGLVDRMPVTRVLAFTLPAFAAGAVLTGTATHLLQLIPGLLLLRFCGQGMMVHLAYTTIGRWFAAGRGRAVSIAALGLNTGQALLPLGQVVLAGAIGWRLGWIVAAGLVLLLWPVLARLAARDRQPAAADPAAAAPPIRHWSRAEVLRDPCFYLLLAGMLPPAFISNTIFFHQTSLAAARFWAPEVFASAFTLYAVIAIGNVLLSGHLIDRASARRLLPVYLLPFGAACLVLAGVEAPWSAFAFMLLYGITDGISLTLFGSLWPEVYGTRHLGAVRGVVVAAMVLAAAAGPGLAGLLVDAGIPLPWLIAGMGCYCGLICPVLVLTVRRVSARLADQKV; encoded by the coding sequence GTGCCCCTTGCCCCGAACCTTACCCCGAACCTTCCGCCGATCCTGGCCCCGCTTCGCGCCGATGCCCGCTGGTATGCGACCGGCTATCTTGCGATGTTCGCCTCGTCCTTCGGACAGACCTTTTTCGTGGCGCTGTCGGGGAACGACATCCGGGCGGCGTTCAGCCTTTCGGCGGGCGATTTCGGGCTGATCTACACCGCCGTCACCCTGGGCGGGGCCCTGCTGCTGGCACTGACCGGCGGGCTGGTCGACCGGATGCCGGTCACGCGCGTGCTGGCCTTCACCCTGCCCGCCTTCGCGGCCGGTGCCGTGCTGACCGGCACGGCAACTCACCTTCTCCAGCTGATCCCGGGCCTGCTGCTGCTTCGCTTCTGTGGGCAGGGGATGATGGTGCATCTGGCCTATACCACCATCGGCCGCTGGTTCGCGGCCGGGCGCGGCCGGGCGGTCTCGATCGCGGCCCTTGGCCTCAACACCGGTCAGGCGCTGCTGCCGCTGGGTCAGGTGGTGCTGGCGGGCGCCATCGGCTGGCGCCTCGGCTGGATCGTCGCGGCCGGCCTTGTTCTGCTGCTCTGGCCGGTGCTGGCCCGTCTTGCCGCCCGCGACCGGCAGCCGGCGGCAGCGGATCCGGCCGCGGCGGCGCCACCCATCCGCCACTGGTCGCGGGCCGAGGTGCTGCGCGATCCCTGTTTCTATCTGCTGCTGGCCGGCATGCTGCCGCCCGCCTTCATCAGCAACACCATCTTCTTCCACCAGACCAGCCTTGCCGCCGCCCGCTTCTGGGCGCCCGAGGTCTTCGCCTCGGCCTTCACCCTTTATGCCGTGATCGCGATCGGCAATGTCCTGCTGTCGGGCCATCTGATCGACCGGGCAAGCGCGCGGCGCCTGCTGCCGGTCTATCTGCTGCCCTTCGGGGCCGCCTGCCTGGTTCTGGCCGGCGTCGAGGCGCCCTGGTCGGCCTTCGCCTTCATGCTGCTCTACGGCATCACCGACGGCATCTCGCTCACCCTTTTCGGCAGCCTCTGGCCCGAGGTCTACGGCACCCGCCATCTGGGCGCCGTGCGGGGGGTGGTGGTGGCGGCCATGGTGCTGGCCGCCGCCGCCGGCCCCGGCCTGGCCGGGCTGCTGGTCGATGCCGGGATTCCCCTGCCCTGGCTGATCGCCGGCATGGGGTGCTATTGCGGCCTGATCTGCCCGGTGCTGGTGCTGACCGTCCGCCGGGTCTCGGCCCGGCTGGCGGATCAGAAGGTGTAG
- a CDS encoding SEL1-like repeat protein, with product MTRQLLAILTAMTCLFAAHAMDARAGGAVLTCRIEGHDREASVAIDGDSAVYRYGPPGGQAELTLTTPLADLDYRRNSGAGDTIDEVVTFNNGNTAYRVAAGFRDGLAPDPSALVPFGRLTVLRNGKSLARLTCRPDSIRRTHDLLLSRMRAIGREQTSDGEPFPNYPIDHPAPADQSPPCEAQSNVDSCWSRGVAAARGGDLRAALGHYDMSCDAGFNDLGCYEAGKIYLHSRALRDYDRATARLTRVCEGDDPGQGPYACKYLGWMSLTGTGTARDLDRAWDRLAKACFLHNGVITIDPEGCHFLAETIRAVQKTPVPGLPDSDFLAYVALAQGCTDDAETVCDEARTFYATAAARGATWITSCDEIVRARNLFDSCTQMTAAPADYEEMMALRRKLVSVFREELDVE from the coding sequence ATGACACGCCAGCTTCTCGCAATCCTGACAGCGATGACCTGTCTCTTCGCAGCGCACGCCATGGATGCGCGGGCCGGGGGGGCTGTGCTGACATGCCGGATCGAGGGGCATGATCGCGAGGCTTCGGTGGCCATTGATGGCGACAGCGCCGTCTATCGCTACGGCCCGCCCGGCGGGCAGGCCGAGCTGACCCTCACCACGCCGCTGGCCGATCTCGACTACCGCCGCAATAGCGGGGCCGGCGACACGATCGACGAAGTCGTGACCTTCAACAACGGCAACACCGCCTATCGTGTCGCCGCCGGTTTCCGGGACGGGCTGGCGCCGGATCCGTCTGCCCTTGTCCCCTTCGGCAGGCTGACCGTCCTCCGCAACGGCAAGAGCCTTGCCCGGCTGACATGTCGCCCCGACAGCATCAGGCGCACGCACGATCTGTTGCTCTCCCGCATGCGGGCCATCGGGCGGGAGCAGACCTCGGATGGCGAGCCCTTTCCGAACTATCCGATCGACCATCCGGCCCCTGCCGACCAGTCGCCCCCCTGCGAGGCGCAGTCCAATGTCGACAGCTGCTGGAGCAGGGGGGTGGCGGCCGCGCGCGGCGGGGATCTGCGTGCGGCACTCGGCCATTACGACATGTCGTGCGATGCCGGCTTCAACGATCTCGGCTGCTACGAGGCCGGGAAGATCTATCTTCACAGCCGGGCGCTGCGCGATTACGACCGCGCCACGGCGCGACTGACGCGGGTCTGCGAGGGGGATGATCCGGGACAGGGGCCCTATGCCTGCAAATATCTGGGCTGGATGTCTCTGACCGGCACCGGCACGGCGCGCGATCTGGATCGCGCCTGGGACAGGCTGGCGAAAGCGTGCTTCCTGCACAACGGCGTGATCACCATCGACCCCGAAGGCTGCCATTTCCTGGCCGAGACCATCCGTGCCGTGCAGAAGACCCCCGTGCCGGGATTGCCCGACAGCGATTTCCTGGCCTATGTCGCCCTTGCCCAAGGCTGCACCGACGATGCCGAAACCGTCTGCGACGAGGCGCGGACGTTCTACGCCACCGCAGCCGCGCGCGGCGCGACATGGATTACCAGCTGCGACGAAATCGTGCGCGCCCGCAATCTCTTCGACTCCTGCACGCAGATGACGGCGGCACCGGCGGATTACGAGGAGATGATGGCGTTGCGCCGCAAGCTTGTGTCGGTCTTCCGCGAGGAACTCGACGTGGAGTGA
- a CDS encoding RNA polymerase sigma factor, which translates to MDLPALFRRHATDIGSSLRARGVSADVAADITQDVFVKLLAGGGGTAVLHNPRAYLKRIALNLLVDRHRREPGAALVELSPDLLDEIADEAPDAERAAAARQRLAVVEAALAELPPRTRRAFEQHRLGERSLAEIAAELEVSTARVWAMVRDAYGHVKRRLDEHAE; encoded by the coding sequence ATGGATCTACCGGCCCTGTTCCGCCGGCATGCGACGGATATCGGATCATCCCTGCGCGCCCGCGGCGTTTCGGCGGATGTCGCCGCCGACATCACCCAGGACGTGTTCGTGAAGCTGCTTGCGGGCGGCGGCGGCACGGCGGTGCTGCACAATCCGCGCGCCTATCTGAAACGCATCGCGCTCAACCTTCTGGTCGACCGGCACCGGCGTGAGCCGGGGGCGGCCCTGGTCGAGCTGTCGCCCGATCTGCTGGACGAGATCGCCGACGAGGCACCGGATGCCGAGCGCGCCGCCGCGGCCCGCCAGCGGCTGGCGGTGGTGGAGGCGGCCCTTGCCGAACTGCCGCCGCGCACCCGGCGCGCCTTTGAACAGCACCGGCTGGGCGAGCGCAGCCTGGCCGAAATCGCCGCCGAGCTGGAGGTGTCGACCGCCCGGGTCTGGGCGATGGTGCGCGATGCCTATGGCCACGTGAAACGCCGGCTGGACGAGCACGCAGAATGA
- the efeB gene encoding iron uptake transporter deferrochelatase/peroxidase subunit encodes MTADVKTGPGGYNPLTTSRRSLLMGLGAGAAAGALIRQARPAAAAVSAPRVDDAPRAHMGSMQGRVPFYGAHQAGITTPRPANGIIAAFDVVAMSLDDLERMLKALSARAAFLATGGPVAARDPKLPPADSGILGPVVTPDDLTITIGLGASLFARPWLAGLAPAKLTRMVEFPNDALDPDLCHGDLSIQFCANTQDTNIHALRDIVKNLSAFLVLRWMVEGSVPPVAAAADGSTPSARNFLGFRDGSANPASGDAALMDRVVWTSAANEPGWARGGSYQAVRIIRNMVERWDRTPLAEQERIFGRNKVTGAPLDGGPGATEHDVPDYAADPDGAKTRLDSHIRLANPRTPASAANLILRRPFNYSRGVMKNGQLDQGLIFICYQADLEQGFITVQTRLNGEPLEEYIKPIGGGYFFVPPGATDADDYVGSSLIQAARQA; translated from the coding sequence ATGACTGCAGATGTGAAAACCGGTCCCGGCGGATACAATCCGCTGACCACCAGCCGGCGCAGCCTGTTGATGGGGCTTGGGGCGGGCGCTGCCGCGGGCGCGCTGATCCGCCAGGCACGGCCCGCCGCCGCGGCGGTCTCCGCCCCCCGGGTGGATGACGCCCCCCGCGCCCATATGGGCAGCATGCAGGGGCGGGTGCCGTTCTACGGCGCCCATCAGGCGGGGATCACCACCCCGCGCCCGGCCAACGGCATCATCGCCGCCTTCGACGTGGTCGCCATGTCGCTGGACGATCTGGAGCGGATGCTGAAGGCGTTGAGCGCGCGCGCCGCTTTCCTCGCCACGGGCGGCCCGGTGGCGGCCCGCGATCCGAAATTGCCGCCGGCGGATTCCGGCATTCTGGGGCCGGTGGTCACGCCGGATGATCTGACCATCACCATCGGGCTTGGCGCCTCGCTGTTCGCGCGGCCCTGGCTGGCGGGCCTGGCGCCCGCGAAGCTGACGCGGATGGTGGAATTCCCCAATGACGCGCTGGACCCGGATCTCTGCCACGGCGATCTGTCGATCCAGTTCTGCGCCAATACCCAGGACACCAATATCCACGCGCTGCGCGACATCGTGAAAAACCTGTCGGCCTTTCTGGTCCTGCGCTGGATGGTCGAAGGCTCGGTGCCGCCGGTCGCCGCCGCCGCCGACGGATCGACGCCCAGCGCCCGCAACTTCCTGGGCTTCCGTGACGGCTCGGCCAATCCGGCCTCGGGCGATGCCGCGCTGATGGACCGGGTGGTCTGGACCAGTGCCGCGAACGAGCCCGGCTGGGCGCGGGGCGGCAGCTATCAGGCGGTGCGGATCATCCGCAACATGGTCGAGCGCTGGGACCGCACGCCGCTTGCCGAACAGGAACGGATCTTCGGCCGCAACAAGGTGACGGGCGCGCCGCTGGATGGCGGGCCGGGGGCGACGGAGCATGACGTGCCCGATTATGCCGCCGATCCGGACGGGGCGAAGACCCGGCTCGATTCGCATATCCGCCTCGCCAATCCGCGCACGCCCGCAAGCGCCGCCAATCTGATCCTGCGGCGGCCGTTCAACTATTCGCGCGGCGTGATGAAGAACGGCCAGCTGGATCAGGGGCTGATCTTCATCTGCTATCAGGCGGATCTGGAACAGGGCTTCATCACCGTCCAGACGCGGCTGAACGGCGAGCCGCTGGAGGAATACATCAAGCCGATCGGCGGCGGGTATTTCTTCGTGCCGCCCGGCGCCACCGATGCGGACGACTATGTCGGATCATCGCTGATCCAGGCCGCCCGGCAGGCCTGA
- the efeU gene encoding iron uptake transporter permease EfeU — protein sequence MLAPFLIMLREGLEAALIVGIIAGYLRQTGRRDQLPAVWVGIFLAAAMALFTGAALQMVSAGFPQKAQELFEAVVGIAAVVVLVAMVFWMRRAAKSIRRELHAGIDQALAAEGGRAAGWALIGMVFFAVAREGLESVFFLLAIFQQSRDAAAPLGALAGIAVSAGIGWAIYRGGLRLNLARFFRWTGVVILFVAAGLLAGALKALHEAGLWNGLQGVVYDLGRVLPESGAVGTVLSGLLGYREAPTLGEVLVYAAFLAVTLILFLRPAAPVAAARPVAREG from the coding sequence ATGCTCGCACCCTTTCTGATCATGCTGCGCGAGGGGCTGGAGGCGGCCCTGATCGTGGGCATCATCGCCGGCTATCTGCGCCAGACCGGCCGGCGCGACCAGCTGCCTGCGGTCTGGGTGGGGATCTTCCTTGCCGCCGCCATGGCGCTGTTCACGGGCGCCGCCCTGCAGATGGTCAGCGCCGGCTTTCCGCAGAAGGCACAGGAGCTGTTCGAGGCCGTGGTCGGCATCGCCGCCGTGGTCGTGCTGGTGGCGATGGTGTTCTGGATGCGCCGGGCGGCGAAATCGATCCGCCGCGAGTTGCATGCCGGCATCGATCAGGCGCTGGCGGCAGAGGGCGGCCGTGCGGCCGGCTGGGCGCTGATCGGCATGGTGTTCTTCGCGGTGGCACGGGAAGGGCTGGAATCGGTGTTCTTCCTGCTGGCGATCTTTCAGCAGAGCCGGGATGCCGCAGCACCTCTGGGCGCGCTTGCCGGGATCGCGGTGTCGGCGGGGATCGGCTGGGCGATCTATCGCGGCGGGCTGCGGCTGAACCTGGCGCGTTTCTTCCGCTGGACCGGGGTCGTCATCCTGTTCGTGGCGGCGGGGCTGCTGGCCGGCGCGCTGAAGGCCCTGCACGAGGCGGGGCTGTGGAACGGGCTGCAGGGCGTGGTCTACGATCTGGGCCGGGTGCTGCCGGAATCGGGGGCCGTGGGCACGGTGCTGTCGGGGCTGCTCGGCTATCGCGAGGCACCGACTTTGGGGGAGGTGCTGGTCTACGCGGCCTTCCTGGCGGTGACGCTGATCCTGTTCCTGCGGCCGGCCGCCCCCGTGGCTGCGGCACGCCCGGTCGCGCGGGAGGGGTGA
- a CDS encoding FecR family protein yields MTTAPPDRETLWQEAFDLLIRRQNAPDNPVTLRLIAEWRGRSPVHDGIWREALELHALTGRAVGAAGRIPQPPARRIGRRAVLAGGVAMAAGVAGLALVPRLTAGTRTDVAAIRRIDLPGGGQATIGPLTAVTLRAAPGAAPGADLREGLACFEPSGAAPFTVTTDGLTLQSLAGPARFDLAVEGALSVVSVGAGRVQIGGAGAALACAAGDRLTIDGGTGTVTRGRLAPGQFAAWRSGRLVVEGEPVAAVLARIARWYDGRIMLLDDDLGAMPISGVYTATDPEAAARAVIRPYGGRLRRIGPWAMVIDRA; encoded by the coding sequence ATGACGACGGCGCCGCCTGATCGCGAAACGCTCTGGCAGGAGGCTTTCGACCTTCTGATCCGTCGCCAGAACGCCCCCGACAACCCGGTGACCCTGCGGCTGATCGCCGAATGGCGGGGCCGGAGCCCGGTTCATGACGGCATCTGGCGCGAGGCGCTGGAGCTGCATGCGCTGACCGGCCGGGCCGTGGGGGCGGCCGGCCGGATCCCGCAGCCTCCCGCACGCCGGATCGGGCGGCGCGCCGTTCTGGCCGGCGGTGTGGCAATGGCGGCCGGGGTGGCGGGGCTGGCCCTGGTTCCGCGGTTGACCGCCGGGACGCGGACGGATGTGGCCGCGATCCGAAGGATCGACCTGCCCGGCGGCGGCCAGGCCACGATCGGGCCGCTGACCGCCGTTACCCTGAGGGCCGCACCGGGGGCCGCGCCGGGGGCCGACCTGCGCGAGGGGCTGGCCTGTTTCGAGCCATCGGGGGCAGCCCCCTTCACCGTGACCACGGACGGCCTGACCCTGCAGAGCCTGGCCGGGCCCGCGCGCTTCGATCTGGCCGTCGAGGGCGCGCTCAGCGTGGTGAGCGTGGGCGCGGGGCGGGTGCAGATCGGGGGCGCGGGTGCCGCACTTGCCTGCGCCGCCGGCGACCGCCTGACGATCGACGGCGGCACAGGCACCGTGACGCGCGGCCGGCTCGCCCCGGGGCAGTTCGCGGCCTGGCGCTCGGGACGGCTGGTGGTGGAGGGGGAGCCGGTCGCGGCGGTGCTCGCCCGCATCGCCCGCTGGTATGACGGCCGGATCATGCTGCTGGATGACGATCTGGGTGCGATGCCGATCAGCGGTGTCTATACCGCGACCGACCCGGAGGCGGCGGCCCGGGCGGTGATCCGCCCCTATGGCGGGCGGCTGCGCCGGATCGGCCCCTGGGCGATGGTGATCGACCGGGCGTGA
- the efeO gene encoding iron uptake system protein EfeO has product MSGSETSRAMQLAVAGAAVLAIAGGAAFWYATEHSRQAGPDRAADQVVTVTGGRCDPQTITLPGGRRSFEIVNASDRPIEWEILDGVMVVAERENIVPGFHQMLTVQLSPGDYEITCGLLSSPRGVLHVTASDEAAAAASEVTLRQFLGPLAEYRVYLVMQGRAAVKAATVLRDAIAAGDLEAARRAWTAARLPWRRIEPLAYRIADLQAVIDPQAAYLARRESDPGFIGYHRIEYGLFTRGSIEGLLPVADRLVADLETLNQRLKTTEVTPALLLALPADMTGRIVETRPGAAEGGFADQHLDERHLAELEASLDGIAKLTGLLGQIVSGADPALEAELTAALDRVAGDLARLRKADAATAAAGEGRAALTRDLAGLKTTLGKLPPVIGIS; this is encoded by the coding sequence ATGAGCGGATCCGAGACCTCTCGTGCCATGCAGCTGGCGGTGGCGGGTGCCGCCGTTCTTGCCATCGCCGGTGGTGCTGCCTTCTGGTATGCGACCGAGCACAGCCGGCAGGCGGGCCCTGATCGGGCCGCCGATCAGGTGGTCACCGTCACCGGTGGGCGCTGCGATCCGCAGACCATCACCCTGCCCGGTGGCCGGCGCAGTTTCGAGATCGTGAATGCCTCGGACCGCCCGATCGAATGGGAGATCCTGGACGGGGTGATGGTGGTCGCGGAGCGCGAGAACATCGTGCCGGGCTTCCACCAGATGCTGACCGTGCAGCTGTCCCCCGGCGATTACGAGATCACCTGCGGGCTGCTGTCCAGCCCGCGCGGGGTGCTGCATGTGACGGCCTCGGACGAGGCGGCGGCCGCAGCGTCGGAAGTGACGCTGCGGCAGTTCCTGGGGCCGCTCGCCGAATACCGGGTCTATCTGGTGATGCAGGGCCGGGCGGCGGTGAAGGCCGCGACGGTGCTGCGCGATGCCATCGCGGCCGGCGACCTGGAGGCGGCGCGCCGGGCCTGGACGGCCGCGCGGCTGCCCTGGCGCCGGATCGAGCCGCTCGCCTATCGCATTGCCGATCTGCAGGCGGTGATCGATCCGCAGGCGGCCTATCTGGCCCGGCGCGAGTCCGACCCCGGCTTCATCGGCTATCACCGTATCGAATACGGGCTCTTCACCCGGGGCAGTATCGAGGGGCTGCTGCCGGTCGCCGATCGGCTGGTCGCGGATCTTGAAACCCTGAACCAGCGGCTGAAGACCACCGAGGTGACGCCGGCCCTGCTGCTGGCCCTGCCGGCCGACATGACCGGCCGGATCGTCGAGACCCGGCCGGGCGCCGCCGAGGGGGGTTTTGCCGACCAGCATCTGGACGAGCGTCATCTGGCAGAGCTTGAGGCCAGCCTCGACGGCATCGCCAAGCTGACCGGCCTGCTGGGGCAGATCGTCTCGGGCGCCGATCCGGCGCTGGAGGCGGAGCTGACCGCCGCACTCGACCGGGTGGCGGGCGATCTTGCCCGCCTGCGCAAGGCCGATGCCGCGACCGCCGCAGCGGGGGAGGGGCGCGCCGCCCTGACGCGCGATCTGGCCGGGCTGAAGACGACCCTGGGCAAGCTGCCCCCCGTGATCGGGATAAGTTGA
- a CDS encoding TonB-dependent receptor, translating into MMAGLGGRGRRLRRALMMSVAVVAVAGGQLPGQPGIAVARAAERGYAVPAGPLAQALQVFGQQSGLQISYIPSLAAGRTSPGVTGEMDAIQALVALLEGTGVDFRTGEGGLVTLVPAADQGQGQQSRAQKLDPVVVISALTDVRTIATSTVDRETIERLQANSVPELLNDLPGVDLVGSARPDGHSLNIWGFGDQEDVAITLDGADKSFEKYRQGTVFIEPELVKEITVDKGSFSPRGYGAFGGTVALTTKSASDMLLPGENTGGFLKLGYGVNGKEWSRTTALFGRDDDSGAELLVSATRRDNDKYRTADGQKLNLSEGELLSGHFKGSVAREDHFLELSGAMSTSDVLGPFAAKTGQIVPSDYQIDRYGFEQALARLTVRRQTDDRSLSGKYVYDPADPLVRTTVQLSWSETKQHDKRQVEDIYVNLGLGGNESWLSYENYGAEIYNESRFAVGGLETTLSIGAQVKHQDRDSMAYSWTDRNDPDRNYGHLQPYNIPAGTQTIYAGWMEYEVDFGNGLTVTPGLRYDHIRTDGVPNAAADYSDPAKGHDYSAVVHKGFSPTLNALYQVNDNLALFGGLAYKLRAPLVDEIYEVGTNRSSARQLEAERAFEKRIGAVLTFGDVLEPKDKVLTRLQIYRNDVSDNIMRVFGSPNVGRYPDRVPSHHNLRGFYTQGVELEAFYDSPLYIAGLSLAYAEGEHEGSVRDIYGADQPVYDIAPFKLVAQFGRKIPEYDLLVGWKGLFVAGQDDVPNDALIPYTPYPASAGYGVHDVYVSWTPRDGLFGGATARLTVQNLFDKDYKAYFNGFSAKGRSVKAAVAYTF; encoded by the coding sequence ATGATGGCTGGTCTTGGAGGACGGGGACGGCGGCTGCGCCGGGCCCTGATGATGTCGGTTGCGGTGGTGGCGGTGGCGGGTGGCCAGCTGCCCGGCCAGCCGGGCATTGCGGTTGCCCGCGCGGCGGAGCGCGGCTATGCCGTGCCCGCCGGCCCGCTTGCCCAGGCCTTGCAGGTTTTCGGCCAGCAATCGGGGCTGCAGATCTCGTACATCCCCTCTCTGGCCGCTGGCCGTACCAGCCCGGGTGTGACGGGCGAGATGGATGCGATCCAGGCGCTGGTGGCGCTGCTGGAGGGCACCGGCGTCGATTTCCGCACGGGAGAGGGTGGCCTTGTCACCCTGGTGCCGGCGGCCGATCAGGGCCAGGGACAACAGAGCCGGGCGCAGAAGCTGGACCCGGTGGTGGTGATCAGCGCGCTGACCGATGTCCGCACCATCGCGACCTCGACGGTCGACCGCGAGACCATCGAGCGGCTGCAGGCCAATTCGGTGCCGGAACTGCTCAACGATCTGCCGGGTGTCGATCTGGTCGGCTCGGCCAGGCCCGACGGGCATTCGCTCAACATCTGGGGGTTCGGCGATCAGGAGGATGTGGCGATCACGCTCGACGGTGCCGACAAGAGCTTCGAGAAATACCGCCAGGGCACGGTGTTCATCGAACCGGAGCTGGTGAAAGAGATCACCGTCGACAAGGGCTCGTTCTCCCCCCGCGGCTATGGCGCTTTCGGCGGCACGGTGGCGCTGACCACCAAATCCGCCTCGGACATGCTGCTGCCGGGGGAGAATACCGGCGGCTTCCTGAAGCTCGGCTATGGCGTCAACGGCAAGGAATGGAGCCGGACCACCGCGCTCTTCGGCCGTGACGACGACAGCGGCGCCGAACTGCTGGTCTCGGCCACCCGGCGTGACAACGACAAGTACCGGACGGCCGACGGGCAGAAGCTCAACCTGTCGGAAGGCGAATTGCTGAGCGGCCATTTCAAGGGCAGCGTCGCGCGCGAGGATCATTTCCTGGAACTGAGCGGCGCCATGTCGACCAGCGACGTGCTCGGCCCCTTCGCCGCCAAGACCGGCCAGATCGTGCCGTCGGATTATCAGATCGATCGCTACGGTTTCGAACAGGCGCTGGCCCGGCTGACCGTGCGGCGCCAGACCGATGACCGCTCGCTGTCGGGCAAATATGTCTACGACCCGGCCGACCCGCTGGTCCGCACCACCGTGCAGCTGTCGTGGTCCGAGACGAAGCAGCACGATAAGCGCCAGGTCGAGGACATCTATGTCAACCTGGGCCTCGGCGGCAATGAAAGCTGGCTGTCTTACGAGAACTACGGCGCCGAGATTTATAACGAGAGCCGTTTTGCGGTCGGTGGCCTGGAGACGACGCTCAGCATCGGCGCCCAGGTGAAGCACCAGGACCGCGACAGCATGGCCTATTCCTGGACGGACCGGAACGATCCCGATCGCAATTACGGCCATCTTCAGCCCTACAACATTCCGGCCGGCACCCAGACGATCTATGCCGGCTGGATGGAATACGAGGTCGATTTCGGCAACGGGCTGACGGTCACGCCGGGCCTGCGCTACGACCATATCCGCACCGACGGCGTGCCCAATGCCGCGGCCGATTACAGCGACCCCGCCAAGGGGCACGACTATTCGGCGGTGGTGCACAAGGGCTTTTCGCCGACGCTGAACGCGCTCTATCAGGTGAACGACAATCTGGCGCTGTTCGGCGGGCTCGCCTACAAGCTGCGTGCACCGCTGGTCGACGAGATCTACGAGGTCGGCACCAACCGGTCCTCTGCGCGCCAGCTGGAGGCCGAGCGTGCTTTCGAAAAGCGGATCGGCGCGGTGCTGACCTTCGGCGATGTCCTGGAGCCGAAGGACAAGGTGCTGACCCGGCTCCAGATCTATCGCAACGACGTGTCGGACAACATCATGCGGGTCTTCGGCTCGCCCAATGTCGGCCGCTATCCCGACCGGGTGCCCAGCCATCACAATCTGCGCGGCTTCTATACCCAGGGCGTGGAGCTGGAAGCTTTCTATGACAGCCCGCTCTACATCGCCGGCTTGAGCCTCGCCTATGCCGAAGGCGAGCATGAGGGATCGGTGCGCGACATCTATGGCGCCGATCAGCCGGTCTACGACATCGCGCCGTTCAAGCTGGTCGCCCAGTTCGGCCGCAAGATCCCGGAATACGACCTGCTGGTCGGCTGGAAGGGGCTGTTCGTCGCCGGCCAGGACGACGTCCCGAATGATGCGCTGATCCCCTATACACCCTATCCGGCCAGCGCCGGCTATGGTGTCCACGACGTCTATGTCAGCTGGACGCCGCGCGATGGCCTGTTCGGCGGGGCGACCGCACGGCTGACGGTGCAGAACCTGTTCGACAAGGACTACAAGGCCTATTTCAACGGCTTCTCGGCCAAGGGGCGCAGCGTGAAGGCGGCGGTGGCCTACACCTTCTGA
- the efeO gene encoding iron uptake system protein EfeO, protein MAAKLFTTGAMIVGLVAATAPAALAADPSLDLVGPLSAYKIYVAENTDQLVSDTEALTAAIKAGDLDRAKALFAPTRTSYEKIEPIAELFADLDGSIDARADDYEKGEKDETFTGFHRIEYGLWETGSTRGLEGYADRLLADVKDLNSRINALTFPPEAVVGGAAALMEEVAATKISGEEDRYSHTDLWDFDANFAGSKEIYDLLRPLITDRDFIARVDGNFAEAGKVLEKYRSAGGGFVSYEKLTDADRRILAAKVNTLAEDLSTLRGKLGLA, encoded by the coding sequence ATGGCTGCAAAGCTCTTCACCACCGGTGCCATGATCGTCGGTCTTGTTGCGGCGACGGCGCCGGCCGCGCTGGCGGCGGATCCGTCGCTCGATCTGGTCGGGCCGCTGTCGGCCTATAAGATCTATGTCGCCGAGAACACCGATCAGCTGGTGAGCGATACCGAGGCGCTGACGGCGGCGATCAAGGCCGGCGATCTCGACAGGGCCAAGGCGCTGTTTGCGCCCACCCGCACCAGCTATGAGAAGATTGAGCCGATCGCCGAGCTGTTCGCCGATCTCGACGGGTCGATCGATGCCCGCGCCGACGACTACGAGAAGGGCGAGAAGGACGAGACCTTCACCGGCTTCCACCGGATCGAATACGGGCTTTGGGAAACCGGCAGCACCCGGGGGCTGGAAGGCTATGCCGACCGGCTGCTGGCCGATGTGAAAGACCTGAACAGCCGGATCAACGCGCTGACCTTCCCGCCGGAAGCGGTGGTCGGCGGGGCCGCGGCGCTGATGGAAGAGGTGGCCGCGACCAAGATTTCGGGCGAGGAAGACCGCTACAGCCATACCGATCTCTGGGATTTCGACGCCAATTTCGCCGGCTCGAAAGAGATCTACGACCTGCTGCGGCCGCTGATCACCGACAGGGACTTCATCGCCCGGGTCGACGGCAATTTCGCCGAGGCCGGCAAGGTTCTGGAGAAGTATCGCAGCGCCGGCGGCGGCTTCGTCTCGTATGAGAAGCTGACCGATGCCGACCGGCGGATCCTGGCCGCGAAGGTGAACACGCTGGCCGAAGATCTGTCGACGCTGCGCGGCAAGCTGGGCCTTGCCTGA